The following are encoded in a window of Lactobacillus acidophilus genomic DNA:
- the mraY gene encoding phospho-N-acetylmuramoyl-pentapeptide-transferase — protein MSIMLASCIALVSSLVLTVIFLPVLINFMHSHHEGQEIRDEGPKWHQKKSGTPTMGGTIFVIAAVISVIWVAAWQHSLNKVVWILVISLLGYGIIGFLDDGIKLYYKRNLGLRAWQKLALQIIIAVVIVLIASSDHFQFGLYIPFAGVVHSIALFTIFIIFWLVGFSNAVNLSDGLDGLATGLSIVAYGTYAYIAFKQKNFAVLAFCMSVIGGLIAFFIFNHKPAKIFMGDAGSLALGGGLATVSIMLNRPWSLLLIGIVFVCETASVILQVISFQTTGKRIFKMTPIHHHFEMLGWSEWKVDIVFWLVGLICSILYLAIWG, from the coding sequence ATGAGTATTATGCTAGCAAGTTGTATTGCTTTAGTTAGTTCACTAGTGTTGACGGTAATTTTTTTACCTGTCTTGATTAATTTCATGCATTCTCACCATGAGGGGCAAGAAATTCGTGATGAAGGGCCTAAATGGCACCAAAAGAAGTCAGGAACGCCTACAATGGGAGGAACCATCTTTGTAATTGCGGCAGTTATCTCTGTTATTTGGGTAGCTGCCTGGCAACATAGTTTAAACAAAGTTGTCTGGATTTTAGTAATCAGTTTATTAGGATATGGAATTATTGGTTTTCTTGATGATGGTATTAAGCTTTACTATAAGCGTAATTTGGGATTAAGAGCTTGGCAAAAGTTGGCATTGCAAATTATTATTGCCGTTGTAATTGTCTTGATTGCCTCAAGCGATCATTTTCAATTTGGTTTATATATTCCTTTTGCAGGTGTTGTTCATAGTATTGCATTATTTACTATCTTCATTATTTTCTGGCTGGTTGGTTTTTCTAATGCTGTTAACCTTTCAGATGGTCTTGATGGTTTAGCAACTGGTTTATCAATTGTGGCATATGGTACATATGCTTATATTGCATTTAAACAAAAGAATTTTGCCGTTTTGGCTTTTTGTATGAGTGTGATCGGTGGATTAATTGCCTTCTTTATTTTTAACCATAAGCCGGCTAAAATCTTTATGGGGGATGCGGGTTCACTTGCTCTTGGTGGTGGACTTGCAACCGTAAGTATTATGCTTAACAGACCATGGTCATTATTACTTATCGGTATTGTATTTGTTTGTGAAACTGCTAGTGTAATTTTACAGGTTATTTCATTCCAAACTACAGGTAAGAGAATTTTTAAGATGACTCCTATTCACCACCACTTTGAAATGCTTGGTTGGTCAGAATGGAAAGTTGATATTGTCTTTTGGCTTGTTGGCTTAATTTGTAGTATTTTGTATTTAGCAATTTGGGGATAA
- a CDS encoding rod shape-determining protein, whose translation MFGLGTKNIGIDLGTANTLVYMEGKGIVLREPSVVAKNTQTGEVIAVGSEAKEMIGRTPGTIVAIRPMKDGVIADYDTTAAMLKYFMEKTVGNSKPSVMVCVPSGVTEVEKRAVIDAARVAGAREAFVIEEPFAAAIGAGLPVMDPTGSMVVDIGGGTTDVATISLGGIVSSTSIRQAGDKFNNSIINYIHSNFNLLIGERTAEDIKIQIGSASIEKAKDIESMNIRGRDLVTGLPKSVDVDAVDIAKAIQDVVQDIIVAIKETLEQTSPEIAADVIDHGIVLTGGGALLKNLPEVISEATKVPVFIAQDPLDCVAIGTGESLKNIEVMRRSRK comes from the coding sequence GTGTTTGGATTAGGTACAAAAAATATTGGTATCGATTTAGGTACAGCCAATACACTCGTTTATATGGAAGGTAAAGGTATTGTTTTAAGAGAACCTTCCGTAGTAGCAAAGAACACACAAACAGGTGAAGTAATTGCAGTGGGTTCAGAAGCCAAAGAAATGATTGGTAGAACACCAGGTACTATCGTAGCTATCCGTCCTATGAAAGACGGTGTAATTGCTGATTACGATACGACTGCTGCTATGCTTAAATACTTTATGGAAAAGACTGTTGGTAATTCTAAGCCTTCAGTAATGGTATGTGTTCCTTCAGGTGTTACTGAAGTTGAAAAGCGTGCTGTTATTGATGCAGCTAGAGTAGCTGGTGCACGTGAAGCATTTGTGATTGAAGAACCATTTGCTGCAGCTATTGGTGCAGGACTTCCAGTTATGGATCCTACTGGTTCAATGGTTGTTGATATTGGTGGTGGTACTACTGATGTTGCTACAATTTCATTAGGTGGTATCGTGTCATCAACTTCAATTCGTCAAGCAGGTGACAAGTTTAATAATTCAATCATCAATTACATTCACTCAAACTTTAACTTATTAATTGGTGAAAGAACTGCTGAAGATATTAAGATTCAAATTGGTTCAGCTTCTATTGAAAAGGCCAAAGATATCGAATCAATGAATATCCGTGGTCGTGATTTAGTTACTGGTTTACCAAAGTCAGTTGATGTTGATGCAGTTGATATTGCTAAGGCAATTCAAGATGTTGTTCAAGATATTATTGTTGCAATCAAAGAGACTTTGGAACAAACTTCACCTGAAATTGCTGCCGATGTTATCGATCATGGTATCGTATTAACTGGTGGTGGAGCTCTTCTTAAGAACTTGCCAGAAGTTATTTCTGAAGCAACCAAGGTTCCTGTATTTATTGCTCAAGATCCACTTGATTGTGTAGCAATTGGTACTGGTGAATCACTTAAAAATATTGAAGTAATGCGTAGAAGTCGCAAATAA
- the ftsL gene encoding cell division protein FtsL, whose amino-acid sequence MADSSARKIEYEPRKRNGSKKRQRVILDPHKVPYSILEKTLLILGSVITLGMMIFLVSSSISATSAQHELTENQQSVAKEQNKVTDLRQEIGELTSTTRLNKVAREKGLTLINKNIRTIR is encoded by the coding sequence ATGGCTGACAGCTCAGCAAGAAAAATAGAATATGAACCAAGAAAAAGAAATGGTTCCAAGAAACGACAACGAGTTATCCTTGACCCACATAAAGTTCCTTACAGTATCCTAGAGAAAACGTTATTAATTTTAGGTAGTGTCATCACTTTGGGAATGATGATTTTTTTAGTTTCTTCTAGTATTTCTGCAACTTCAGCTCAACATGAGTTGACCGAAAATCAACAGTCAGTTGCTAAGGAACAAAACAAGGTTACCGATTTACGTCAAGAAATTGGTGAGTTAACTTCTACTACACGTCTAAATAAAGTTGCGCGTGAAAAGGGATTAACTCTAATTAATAAAAACATTAGGACAATTCGCTAA
- the mreC gene encoding rod shape-determining protein MreC: protein MKKFLQNKKLLSAFIIVVVILAVLGGSVNLRNKRNTPLLIQSLGNDVVAWGTRIVDVPVGFISGGLNSVHDILNTQEENNHLKREVTNLGQTKARNSVLEKENSQLKSALKLRDTLSGYTLVNASVISRAPDTWSDLLTIDKGSSAGIKKNMAVMCGGGVIGRIIETNAASSKVELITTTDESANRFSVQADAASGKTVHGIITVTNNNNLAFTQVVDGQKLKAGTRVYTSGMGGNSPKGLLIGTVTTTTRDSFGLSDQIRIKPAGNINDPSVVTVIERQVAN, encoded by the coding sequence ATGAAAAAATTTCTACAAAACAAAAAATTATTATCAGCATTTATTATAGTTGTTGTTATTTTGGCCGTTTTAGGTGGGAGTGTTAATTTGCGCAATAAGCGTAACACGCCATTATTAATTCAAAGTTTAGGCAATGATGTTGTTGCTTGGGGAACTAGAATCGTAGATGTTCCTGTTGGCTTTATATCGGGCGGTCTAAATAGTGTTCATGATATTTTAAATACTCAAGAAGAAAATAATCATTTAAAACGCGAAGTTACTAACTTAGGTCAAACTAAAGCGAGAAATTCAGTATTAGAAAAAGAAAATAGTCAATTAAAATCAGCATTAAAATTAAGAGATACATTAAGTGGCTATACTTTAGTTAATGCCTCAGTTATTTCTCGTGCACCTGATACTTGGTCAGATTTATTGACAATAGATAAAGGTAGTTCTGCTGGAATTAAAAAGAATATGGCCGTAATGTGTGGTGGCGGTGTCATTGGTAGAATCATTGAAACCAATGCTGCTTCATCGAAGGTGGAATTAATTACTACAACTGATGAATCAGCTAACCGTTTTTCAGTTCAAGCAGATGCAGCTAGTGGTAAAACAGTTCATGGAATTATTACTGTAACTAATAATAATAATCTGGCCTTTACTCAAGTAGTTGATGGTCAAAAATTAAAAGCCGGTACACGTGTTTATACTAGTGGTATGGGAGGCAATTCTCCTAAAGGACTTTTGATTGGTACAGTAACTACTACAACTCGTGATTCATTTGGTTTATCAGATCAGATTAGAATTAAGCCAGCAGGTAATATTAATGATCCATCAGTTGTAACAGTTATTGAAAGACAGGTGGCTAATTAA
- the mreD gene encoding rod shape-determining protein MreD: MSVFRKWVLAISLFVALVLEGVCSFYLHQFMTYGNYGAFSVILPISIMLIGLFDDTNENEIWLALGTGIIADIYFYGIIGIYTVFLPLSCWAGQKIARFLPEIFWARLIVVLIDTTAFIVYSWLVFKMIGFASISIHMLLMSLLVNLGWTILFFVLLYWIWGNLAQDYPFLIDLNAYRV, translated from the coding sequence ATGTCTGTTTTTCGTAAATGGGTTTTAGCAATTAGCTTATTTGTTGCTTTAGTCTTAGAAGGCGTTTGTTCATTTTATCTACACCAATTTATGACTTATGGTAACTATGGAGCTTTTAGTGTAATCTTGCCAATTAGTATTATGTTAATTGGTTTATTTGATGATACTAATGAGAATGAAATTTGGTTAGCTTTGGGTACAGGAATTATTGCCGACATCTATTTTTATGGAATAATCGGTATTTATACCGTATTTTTGCCACTTAGCTGTTGGGCTGGCCAAAAAATTGCTCGTTTTTTACCTGAAATATTTTGGGCACGATTAATTGTAGTTTTAATAGATACGACTGCGTTTATCGTTTATAGTTGGTTAGTATTTAAAATGATTGGCTTTGCGTCAATTTCAATTCATATGCTTTTAATGAGTTTATTAGTAAATCTAGGTTGGACAATTTTATTTTTTGTTCTGCTATATTGGATTTGGGGTAATTTAGCACAAGATTATCCTTTCTTAATAGATTTGAATGCATATCGAGTATAA
- a CDS encoding DUF3397 domain-containing protein: MLYIFLLPIIGLALAFIINKIFPRAQFRGYDVLPFFFIAACSLITLHINRPSFLPYGFLLYFILVIVVSLSDAIRNKNISLGKTIRKLWDYLAACTCFWYLGLLIMMFL; this comes from the coding sequence ATGCTTTATATTTTCCTATTACCAATTATTGGTTTAGCTCTTGCTTTTATAATTAATAAAATTTTTCCGCGAGCTCAATTTAGAGGTTATGATGTATTACCTTTCTTTTTTATCGCAGCTTGTAGTTTAATTACTTTACACATAAATAGACCATCTTTTTTGCCATATGGCTTTTTATTATATTTTATTTTAGTGATTGTAGTTTCATTAAGTGATGCAATTAGAAATAAAAACATTTCTTTAGGTAAAACGATTCGTAAATTATGGGATTATCTAGCAGCATGTACGTGCTTTTGGTATCTTGGTTTATTAATAATGATGTTTTTATAA
- the murD gene encoding UDP-N-acetylmuramoyl-L-alanine--D-glutamate ligase: MKDIKTYDNKNILVLGLGKSGFAVSELLLKLGANLTLNDKADLDKNEKAQELKAKGVRVIGGYHPVDLLEEEHFDYLVKNPGIPYENPMVKKAEELDIPIITEPEVALSCSDAPYVCITGSNGKTTTVMLTQRILDHHLQKTGHHAYAVGNIGVPISEVVPKATKDDILVVEISSFQLLGVTDIKPKVAAIVDIYNNVHLDYHKTFENYVDAKLNVTRTQNSDDYFIANFDQKDILAKEKEVSPAKMQTFSETDHNADYFIGDEYLESQDEKIMKIADIKLPGVHNLQNSLVAIAIAKLMGADNEDIAAVLSTFTGAKHRLQYVTTLDGRKIYNDSKSTNIEAATVAIPAFKEPEVLIAGGLDRGFTFDDLVPLFKKHVKSIVLYGETKYLLADAARKAGIKEIVIVNTLQEAVPRAYELTEPGDVILFSPACASWDQFRTFEERGDYFVRFVEELKTK, from the coding sequence ATGAAAGATATTAAAACTTATGATAATAAGAATATTTTAGTTTTAGGATTAGGAAAAAGTGGCTTTGCAGTTAGTGAACTTCTTTTAAAATTAGGTGCTAATTTAACTTTAAACGATAAAGCTGATCTTGATAAAAATGAAAAGGCACAAGAATTAAAAGCTAAAGGTGTGCGCGTAATTGGCGGATATCATCCAGTTGATTTGCTTGAAGAAGAACATTTTGATTATTTAGTTAAAAATCCAGGTATTCCGTATGAAAATCCAATGGTTAAAAAAGCTGAAGAATTAGATATTCCAATTATCACTGAACCTGAAGTTGCTTTAAGCTGTAGTGACGCTCCTTATGTATGTATTACTGGTTCAAATGGTAAGACTACTACTGTAATGCTTACACAAAGAATTTTGGATCATCATTTACAAAAAACAGGCCATCATGCATATGCAGTTGGTAATATTGGTGTTCCTATTTCAGAAGTAGTTCCTAAAGCTACTAAAGATGATATTTTAGTAGTTGAAATTTCAAGTTTCCAATTATTAGGTGTAACTGATATTAAGCCTAAGGTAGCAGCGATTGTTGATATCTATAATAATGTTCACCTTGATTATCATAAGACTTTCGAAAATTACGTTGATGCTAAATTAAACGTTACTAGAACTCAAAATAGCGATGATTACTTTATTGCTAACTTTGATCAAAAAGATATTTTGGCAAAAGAAAAAGAAGTATCCCCAGCCAAAATGCAGACTTTCTCAGAAACTGATCACAATGCTGATTACTTTATTGGTGATGAGTATCTTGAAAGTCAAGACGAAAAGATTATGAAGATTGCGGATATTAAACTTCCAGGCGTTCATAATTTACAAAACAGTCTTGTAGCAATTGCAATTGCTAAACTTATGGGAGCAGATAATGAAGATATTGCTGCTGTATTAAGTACTTTTACTGGTGCTAAACATCGTTTACAATATGTAACAACACTTGATGGACGTAAGATTTATAATGATTCTAAGTCGACTAATATTGAAGCTGCTACGGTAGCTATTCCTGCGTTTAAAGAACCCGAAGTTTTGATTGCAGGGGGACTAGACAGAGGATTTACATTTGATGATTTAGTTCCATTATTTAAGAAACATGTTAAATCAATTGTACTTTATGGTGAAACTAAATATTTATTAGCTGATGCCGCTAGAAAAGCAGGTATTAAGGAGATTGTAATTGTTAATACCCTTCAAGAAGCAGTTCCTAGAGCATATGAATTAACTGAACCAGGTGATGTAATACTATTTTCACCTGCATGTGCTTCATGGGATCAATTTAGAACTTTCGAAGAACGTGGCGATTACTTTGTTAGATTTGTTGAGGAATTAAAAACTAAATAA
- the mraZ gene encoding division/cell wall cluster transcriptional repressor MraZ, translating into MFMGEYHHNLDSKGRLIIPAKLREQIGDKMVLTRGMEGCIFGYPMEEWQKIEAKLAKLPLTKRNTRKFMRMFYSGAMECEFDKQGRVNLTPTLKLHAKLIKNCVIIGVSDRIEIWSKERWESFEEEANEDYDDIAEDLDDIEL; encoded by the coding sequence ATGTTCATGGGTGAGTATCACCACAATCTGGATAGCAAGGGCCGCTTAATTATACCAGCGAAACTTCGTGAACAGATTGGTGATAAGATGGTGCTCACGCGAGGAATGGAAGGCTGTATTTTTGGCTATCCGATGGAAGAATGGCAAAAAATAGAAGCCAAATTAGCAAAACTTCCGTTGACTAAGAGAAACACGCGTAAGTTTATGCGTATGTTTTACTCTGGTGCGATGGAATGTGAGTTTGATAAACAAGGCCGTGTTAATCTAACACCGACATTGAAATTACATGCTAAACTCATAAAAAATTGTGTCATTATAGGTGTTTCTGATCGAATAGAAATTTGGTCTAAGGAACGTTGGGAAAGCTTTGAAGAGGAAGCTAACGAAGACTATGATGACATCGCGGAAGATTTGGACGACATTGAACTATAA
- a CDS encoding DUF4044 domain-containing protein, translated as MARKKRKKSGFQKLTIVMAWLMAVITLAAVVVSVLGSMASAGMF; from the coding sequence ATGGCACGAAAGAAAAGAAAGAAATCCGGTTTTCAAAAATTGACTATTGTAATGGCTTGGCTGATGGCTGTCATTACTTTAGCAGCTGTTGTCGTTTCTGTACTTGGTTCAATGGCTAGTGCAGGAATGTTTTAA
- the rsmH gene encoding 16S rRNA (cytosine(1402)-N(4))-methyltransferase RsmH, translating into MKFKHTSVLLHETIDNLKPKNDGLYVDATFGGGGHAKYLLSKIDTGTLIGFDQDEYAIKSAELNFANLLKPDSEPKLQLVHDNFSNLEENLVKLGYTDGIDGIYYDLGVSSPQFDQADRGFSYRYNARLDMRMNQDQDLDAYQLVNTLSQKELADILYQYGDEKFSRQIAHKIVEKRKEKPIVTTFELVDIIKDAIPAYARRTGGHPAKKSFQALRVAVNHELDVLQASLEEAIKVLRPGGRISVITFQSHEDKIVKKIFKKYSEVEVPRGMPFIPDDMKPTLKLVNRKPIVASDSELENNNRSHSAKLRVAEKL; encoded by the coding sequence ATGAAATTCAAACACACCAGTGTACTCTTACACGAAACTATCGACAATTTAAAACCGAAAAACGATGGTCTTTATGTAGATGCAACTTTTGGCGGTGGCGGGCATGCTAAGTATTTACTCAGTAAAATTGACACCGGTACGTTGATAGGTTTTGATCAAGATGAATACGCAATAAAATCGGCAGAGTTGAACTTTGCTAATTTATTGAAGCCGGATAGTGAGCCTAAATTACAACTTGTACATGACAATTTTAGCAATTTGGAAGAGAATCTGGTTAAGCTAGGTTATACAGATGGCATAGATGGCATATATTATGATTTAGGCGTATCTTCTCCGCAATTTGATCAAGCTGATCGCGGTTTTTCATACCGTTATAATGCAAGGCTTGATATGAGAATGAATCAAGATCAAGATCTCGATGCATATCAGTTAGTTAATACTTTAAGTCAAAAAGAGCTGGCAGATATTTTGTATCAATATGGTGATGAAAAATTTTCTCGCCAAATTGCTCATAAAATCGTAGAAAAGCGTAAGGAAAAGCCAATTGTGACAACTTTTGAATTGGTTGACATAATTAAAGATGCTATTCCTGCATATGCACGAAGAACTGGGGGACACCCTGCTAAGAAGAGTTTTCAAGCTTTACGGGTGGCCGTTAATCACGAACTTGATGTTTTACAAGCATCATTGGAAGAGGCTATTAAGGTTTTGCGACCTGGTGGTCGAATTAGCGTGATTACTTTCCAGTCTCATGAGGATAAAATCGTTAAGAAAATTTTTAAAAAGTATTCAGAGGTTGAAGTACCAAGAGGAATGCCTTTTATACCAGATGATATGAAACCAACACTCAAATTGGTAAATCGCAAACCAATTGTTGCTTCTGATTCTGAATTAGAAAATAACAACCGCTCACACAGTGCAAAACTACGGGTTGCAGAGAAATTATAA
- the murG gene encoding undecaprenyldiphospho-muramoylpentapeptide beta-N-acetylglucosaminyltransferase, with the protein MRVIFTGGGTGGHIYPIMAIIERLKERGISKNDEILFVGTQKGLESKIVPAAGVNFETIQIQGFNRKHPLKNFETIKLFFQATKSARKILQEFKPDVVLGTGGYVSGAMVYEAAKMHIPTMIHESNSVVGLANKFLGHYVDKICYTFDDAAKEFPEKKKLVKTGNPRSQQVLGLHEDKVNLQKELGLNPQMPTVLVFGGSRGALAINRIMLKSLMELKKKPYQIIWATGTYYFDSVQKKLEGVDYGDNIKILPYIQNMPALLPEMTCVVSRSGATSIAEFTALGVPVILIPSPNVTHNHQMKNALDLEKAGAALVIPEDDLNPNNFVSSIDHILLDEKYANEMSEASKALGVPDASDQVIKVMEEISR; encoded by the coding sequence ATGAGAGTTATATTTACAGGTGGTGGCACAGGTGGTCACATTTATCCAATCATGGCAATTATTGAACGTTTGAAAGAACGTGGCATTAGTAAAAACGATGAAATCTTATTTGTAGGTACACAAAAGGGATTAGAATCAAAAATTGTGCCTGCTGCAGGTGTTAATTTTGAAACAATCCAAATTCAAGGATTTAATCGTAAACACCCGTTAAAAAATTTTGAAACAATTAAATTGTTCTTCCAAGCTACCAAGAGCGCACGTAAAATTTTGCAAGAATTTAAACCCGATGTCGTTTTAGGTACTGGTGGTTATGTGAGTGGTGCTATGGTATATGAAGCTGCAAAAATGCATATCCCTACTATGATTCATGAATCAAATTCTGTTGTCGGATTAGCTAATAAATTCTTGGGGCATTATGTTGATAAGATTTGTTATACTTTTGATGACGCAGCTAAAGAATTCCCTGAGAAAAAGAAATTGGTAAAAACAGGAAATCCGCGTTCACAACAAGTTTTAGGTCTTCATGAAGATAAGGTGAACTTGCAAAAAGAATTAGGCTTAAATCCGCAAATGCCAACTGTCTTAGTATTTGGTGGATCTCGTGGTGCATTAGCAATTAACCGAATTATGCTTAAATCTTTGATGGAACTTAAGAAAAAGCCATATCAAATTATTTGGGCTACTGGTACCTACTACTTTGATTCTGTTCAAAAGAAATTAGAGGGCGTTGACTATGGTGATAACATTAAGATTTTGCCATATATTCAAAATATGCCTGCATTACTTCCAGAAATGACATGTGTTGTTTCAAGATCTGGTGCAACAAGTATAGCTGAATTTACTGCTTTAGGTGTACCTGTCATTTTAATTCCTAGTCCAAATGTAACTCATAATCACCAAATGAAGAATGCGCTTGATTTAGAAAAAGCAGGTGCTGCATTAGTAATTCCTGAAGATGATTTAAATCCTAATAATTTCGTTTCTTCTATTGATCATATTTTATTAGATGAAAAATATGCTAATGAAATGAGTGAAGCCTCAAAAGCACTTGGAGTACCAGATGCATCTGATCAAGTAATTAAAGTGATGGAAGAAATTTCACGCTAA
- a CDS encoding penicillin-binding protein encodes MKKNSNLKLQKSKAHSYRFTVGRFLQVAVALVFLVFTARFLYIGISKTVNGQNLSARTQQLYRRNQVIKATRGTIYDRNGLAIAEDSHLYTIYAILDKSSINYKNKPEYVVNKTETAEKLATVLPLSADKIYQYLNPKHKAFQVQFGTGGSGLTIKQKKKIEAMKLPGIKFLATPSRLYPNGNFASHIVGLAQPEYDKKTNDETLVGTMGIEAYFNNTLTGTDGYRISSVDASEYQMPNGNQVYKPVKNGNNLYLTLDSQLQSYLESRLTEVQKAYDPTSITAVVEDMKTGKILAASQRPTFNPQTKKGLTKSYRNILVQDTYEPGSVFKILSFAAVVNSGNYNPNEYYRSGSVNVGGSTIHDWLTSGWGTIPFSQAFERSSNTGFVKLEQKMGSKTWKKYLNKFHIGEKTGITLPGEQPGFISFKTPVDQAVTAFGQGVNVNVMQMMQAYSSLANNGQMVKPQLVDKVTDSDGNMIKGYEIQKVGSPIYSSKTRKVVLANMKRVLNKQSGTGNAYKMGNADIAVKTGTAQIANPKGGGYLKGDSNYIFSVVGVYPASNPRYCVYLTIKQPHLVGGATAEKILASIFKPMMSRIISMAKNDDTSTTVSVPDFKNLTYSQALAKAKQVGLNLVKVGDGDRITEQGLKKGEKLESGDKIFVSTSGKVVCPNMKNWSINDLHQFTNLTDVKFSIKGTGTVSSQSIAAGTELKAGKKIKVNLKE; translated from the coding sequence ATGAAAAAAAACAGTAATTTAAAATTACAAAAATCCAAAGCCCACAGCTACCGCTTCACAGTAGGGAGATTTCTCCAAGTAGCTGTCGCTTTGGTTTTTCTTGTATTTACGGCTAGATTTTTATATATAGGTATATCTAAAACGGTTAATGGACAAAATTTGTCCGCTAGAACACAACAGCTTTATAGGCGAAATCAAGTTATTAAGGCAACGCGTGGAACTATTTATGATAGAAATGGTTTAGCCATTGCTGAAGATTCGCATTTATATACTATTTATGCAATTTTGGACAAATCCTCGATTAACTATAAGAATAAACCAGAATATGTTGTTAATAAAACAGAGACAGCAGAAAAACTAGCAACAGTGTTGCCATTATCTGCTGATAAAATTTATCAATATTTAAATCCCAAGCATAAAGCTTTCCAGGTTCAATTTGGAACAGGTGGTAGTGGGTTAACAATTAAACAAAAGAAGAAAATTGAAGCAATGAAATTACCAGGGATTAAGTTTTTGGCTACACCATCTCGTCTATACCCTAATGGTAATTTTGCTTCTCATATTGTTGGCTTAGCTCAACCTGAATATGATAAAAAGACCAATGATGAAACTTTGGTTGGGACTATGGGAATTGAAGCTTATTTCAATAATACATTGACTGGTACAGATGGTTATCGAATTTCTTCAGTAGATGCATCGGAATATCAGATGCCTAACGGTAATCAAGTTTATAAACCGGTTAAAAATGGTAATAACTTGTACTTGACACTTGATTCCCAACTTCAAAGTTATCTTGAATCACGCTTAACTGAAGTTCAAAAGGCTTATGATCCAACTTCAATAACTGCAGTAGTTGAGGATATGAAGACAGGTAAAATATTAGCTGCTTCACAGCGTCCAACGTTTAATCCGCAGACTAAAAAAGGTTTGACCAAATCATATAGAAATATTTTAGTTCAAGATACATATGAGCCAGGTTCTGTCTTTAAAATACTATCGTTTGCTGCTGTAGTAAATAGTGGTAATTATAATCCGAATGAGTATTATCGTTCAGGTTCAGTAAACGTTGGGGGATCTACTATTCACGATTGGTTGACCTCTGGTTGGGGAACTATTCCATTTTCACAAGCCTTTGAACGTTCAAGTAATACTGGGTTTGTTAAGTTAGAACAAAAAATGGGTTCGAAAACTTGGAAGAAATATTTGAATAAATTCCATATTGGAGAAAAAACAGGTATCACTCTTCCTGGAGAACAACCAGGTTTCATTTCATTTAAAACCCCAGTCGATCAAGCGGTTACTGCATTTGGCCAAGGCGTAAATGTTAATGTAATGCAGATGATGCAAGCATATAGTTCATTAGCAAATAATGGTCAAATGGTAAAGCCACAATTGGTTGATAAAGTTACCGATTCAGATGGCAATATGATTAAAGGATACGAAATTCAAAAAGTAGGGTCACCTATTTATAGCAGTAAAACTCGAAAAGTTGTTTTAGCTAACATGAAACGAGTTCTTAACAAACAGTCAGGTACTGGTAATGCTTATAAGATGGGGAATGCAGATATCGCTGTGAAGACCGGTACAGCACAAATTGCCAATCCAAAAGGTGGCGGATATCTCAAAGGTGATAGCAATTATATCTTCTCAGTGGTCGGCGTTTACCCAGCAAGTAATCCTAGATATTGTGTTTATCTGACGATTAAACAGCCTCATTTAGTAGGTGGTGCTACTGCTGAAAAGATCTTAGCATCTATTTTTAAGCCAATGATGAGTAGAATTATTTCTATGGCCAAAAATGATGATACTTCAACTACTGTTAGTGTGCCAGACTTTAAGAACTTAACTTATAGCCAAGCTCTAGCTAAGGCAAAACAAGTGGGACTCAATTTGGTTAAAGTTGGCGACGGTGACAGAATTACCGAACAAGGCCTTAAAAAGGGCGAAAAGTTGGAATCAGGGGATAAAATATTTGTATCTACCTCTGGAAAAGTTGTTTGTCCTAATATGAAAAATTGGAGTATAAATGATTTGCATCAATTTACCAATTTGACAGATGTTAAATTTAGTATAAAGGGAACCGGAACTGTTTCTAGTCAAAGTATAGCTGCAGGAACAGAATTAAAAGCCGGAAAGAAAATAAAAGTTAATTTAAAGGAGTAG